The following proteins come from a genomic window of Oncorhynchus kisutch isolate 150728-3 unplaced genomic scaffold, Okis_V2 Okis06b-Okis10b_hom, whole genome shotgun sequence:
- the LOC109883568 gene encoding UPF0472 protein C16orf72 homolog, whose amino-acid sequence MEEKKKDGDPEIQEHGPEHWFSKWERQCLAEAEQRESNEEEADNDQDKLWHLFQNSATAVAQLYKDRVCHQQGGLSLWVPFQNAATAVTNLYKESVEAHQRSYDLGIQIGHQRRNKDVLAWVKKRRRTIRREDLISFLCGRAPPPRTSRATLTPGHRLTMVSPNRPPPAPETDSSVEADLQPFREAIALHGLSGAMASISVRSGTPGSPTHVGGAGGGGSTPVGRRRNGLHDVDLNTFISEEMALHLDANPRKRSSAQCNDVITDSPTHKRNRMI is encoded by the exons atggaggagaagaagaaagacgGAGACCCGGAGATTCAGGAACACGGACCCGAACATTGGTTCTCAAAATGGGAGCGGCAGTGTTTGGCCGAAGCGGAGCAAAGGGAGTCAAACGAGGAGGAGGCCGATAACGACCAGGATAAATTATGGCATCTCTTCCAGAATTCCGCCACTGCCGTGGCTCAGCTCTACAAAG ACCGAGTATGTCACCAACAGGGGGGGCTTTCTTTGTGGGTGCCGTTTCAGAACGCAGCCACAGCCGTGACCAACCTGTACAAAG AGTCTGTGGAGGCCCATCAGCGTAGCTACGACCTAGGTATACAGATCGGCCACCAGCGTCGCAACAAGGATGTGCTGGCCTGGGTGAAGAAAAGGAGGAGAACCATCCGGCGAGAGGACCTCATCAGCTTCCTGTGTGGCCGGGCCCCACCCCCCCGGACCTCCAGAGCCACCCTCACCCCAggacacagactgaccatggTCTCCCCTAACCGGCCTCCCCCGGCCCCTGAGACAGACTCCTCTGTGGAGGCTGACCTCCAGCCCTTCAGAGAGGCCATCGCACTGCATG GTCTAAGTGGGGCTATGGCCAGCATCAGTGTTCGTTCCGGTACCCCAGGCTCTCCCACCCACGTGGGGGGTGCTGGTGGGGGGGGGTCGACCCCGGTGGGGCGTCGGCGTAACGGTCTCCATGATGTGGACCTGAACACTTTCATCTCCGAGGAGATGGCCCTGCACCTGGACGCTAACCCCAGGAAACGCAGCTCCGCCCAGTGCAATGACGTCATAACAGACTCCCCCACCCATAAACGCAACCGGATGATCTGA
- the LOC116359954 gene encoding enoyl-CoA delta isomerase 1, mitochondrial-like, which produces MANVLRNSAKFGFSGVLSQLSIHSRHGRECVSPCFSLQQRNSSTSPKIKVDLDNSTGVAVLRMQSPPVNSLSLDFLTEFCINLEKLEMDKSCRGLIITSTLSKVFSAGLDIMEMYGKSPERCGEFWKAVQEMWLKLYGSNMATIAAINGSSPAGGCLMSIGCDYRIMADNPRYSIGLNETQLGIVAPFWFKDTLVNTVGNRAAELSLELGLLYSAPDALKIGLVDQLVPEDQVLSTAQDTMSKWLAVPDHARQITKSMMRKQTIDKLLSNREADITNFVSFITKDSIQRSLRMYLEMLKSRKA; this is translated from the exons ATGGCAAATGTGTTGAGAAATTCCGCCAAATTCGGGTTTTCAG GTGTGTTGTCCCAGTTGTCCATCCACAGTAGAcatgggagagagtgtgtgtcgcCGTGCTTCTCTCTGCAGCAGAGAAACAGCTCTACCTCACCTAAGATCAAGGTGGACCTGGACAACAGTACAG gtGTAGCTGTGTTGAGGATGCAGAGCCCCCCTGTCAACAGTCTGAGTCTGGACTTCCTCACTGAGTTCTGTATCAATCTGGAGAAACTAGAGATGGATAAGAGTTGTAGAGGTCTGATCATCACCTCG accCTCTCCAAGGTGTTCTCTGCGGGGCTAGACATCATGGAGATGTATGGGAAAAGTCCGGAGCGCTGTGGAGAGTTCTGGAAGGCTGTTCAGGAGATGTGGCTCAAACTCTACGGATCCAACATGGCCACCATAGCTGCCATCAAC gGTTCTAGTCCAGCAGGTGGCTGTCTCATGTCTATTGGATGTGACTACAGGATCATGGCTGATAATCCTCGCTACAGCATCGGACTCAACGAGACTCAGCTCGGCATCGTAGCCCCCTTCTG GTTTAAAGACACGCTGGTGAACACGGTTGGTAACCGGGCAGCAGAGCTGTCGTTGGAGCTGGGTCTGTTGTACAGTGCTCCTGATGCCCTGAAGATCGGCCTGGTGGACCAGTTAGTACCTGAGGACCAGGTCCTCTCCACTGCACAGGACACCATGTCCAAGTGGCTGGCTGTACCAG accaTGCCCGACAGATCACCAAGTCCATGATGAGGAAACAGACCATTGACAAGCTGCTGTCCAACAGGGAAGCTGACATCACCAACTTTGTGAGCTTCATCACTAAAGACTCCATCCAGAGGTCCCTGCGCATGTACCTGGAGATGCTCAAGAGTAGAAAGGCCTAG